In Bradyrhizobium sp. 195, the sequence GGCGGCGTCACGAAAGCTGCGGGCCAGCGCGTTGTCGGGCACGATGCCGAGGCCGACTTCGTTGGTGACGAAAACGACGGGACTTTTCAGACGGGGCAGTGTGCCGGCGAGCGCGCTCACCTCGCGTTCCCAATCACGCTGCTCGTGCATCAGGTTGGAGAGCCACAGCGTCAGGCAATCCACCAGCCTTGCGCCGCCGCCGTCGGTTGCGACCAGGACGTCGACGAGATCGAGCGGCACCTCGCGCTCGATCCAGTCGGTTCCGCGCCGCGCGCGATGCTTGGCGATACGCGCCTCCATCTCAGTGTCGAGCGCCTCAGCCGTCGCGACATAGACGGGCTGCCCGGGAAAGGCGCGCGTGCGCATTTCCGCACGCTTGCTCTTGCCCGATCGCGCTCCCCCCGTGATCAAGATGACGGCCATGAAAGTCTCCTGTGGCCTGACTAATCACCAAACGCGCCCAAAGACAAAGCCGAAATCAGGCGGCTGGGGGCTTGCGCTCGCGCCTCGCTTTGCGCAACAGGGGCGGGACAGGAGGCAGGTGTGGACTTTGCGGGCGCGATGGTGGTGGCGATGGCGGTGGATGCCCTCTTGGGCTGGCCGTCGTGGCTGTTCGCACGGATCGGGCATCCCGTGACCTGGCTGGGGCGGCTGATCGGCGTTGTCGATACTGGCTGGAATCGTGCGGCCGATCCGCCGGCACTACGCCGCGGCGCGGGCGTTGCTGGCGCGCTTCTCGTGATTGCGCTCTCAGTTGCACTCGGTTGGATGCTTCAATCCTTGCTGCCCTTGGGCTGGATCCAGATCGTGCTGATCGGCATCCTGGCCTGGCCGCTGGTCGCTTCGCGCTCGCTCCATGATCACGTCGCCGCCGTCGCGCATCCTCTGATGGCTGGCGACATCGCCGCCGCGCGCGAGGCGGTCTCGCGCATCGTCGGCCGCGATCCCGCAGCGCTCGATGAAGCCGGCATCGCGCGCGCGGCGATCGAGAGTCTCGCCGAGAACGCGTCTGACGGCATTGTAGCGCCCGTGTTCTGGGGCGCGCTGTTCGGATTGCCCGGCATTTTGGGTTACAAAGCGATCAACACGCTGGACTCCATGATTGGCCATCGCAGCGAACGCCACGAAGCCTTCGGCTGGGCTGCGGCGCGCATCGACGATGTCGCCAATTTCGTTCCGGCGCGGCTGACCGGATTCCTGTTCGTGCTGCTGGCGCCGCGGCGGTCCGAGGCGCTGTCGTGCATGACGCGCGATGCGCGCCGTCATCGTTCGCCCAATGCCGGCTGGCCGGAAGCGGCCATGGCGGGCGCACTCGGTGTGCGGCTCAGCGGCCCCCGCCTTTATCACGGCAGGGTCACCGACGAGCCCTGGCTGAACGAGGGCGCGCGCGATCCGCGCGCCGCGGATATCGGCGAGGCATTGACGGTCTACGGCCGTGCCATGCTGCTGCTCGGAGGCCTCCTTGCGATCCTGGCCCTCGCGTGAAAGAACGGGGTATGCGCGAGCACGGTGGAAATCTGGATCAGGCCCAGCAACGTTTTGGCGGACGAGCTGAGGATTGGATCGATCTGTCGACCGGGATCAACCGGCTGCCTTATCCCGTCGGCGAGGTAGGCGCGCGCGCCTGGAGTGCGCTGCCCTCGCGCGCCGAGACCGAGGCCTTGCATCAGGCCGCGCGGCACGCGTACCGCACC encodes:
- the cobU gene encoding bifunctional adenosylcobinamide kinase/adenosylcobinamide-phosphate guanylyltransferase, whose translation is MAVILITGGARSGKSKRAEMRTRAFPGQPVYVATAEALDTEMEARIAKHRARRGTDWIEREVPLDLVDVLVATDGGGARLVDCLTLWLSNLMHEQRDWEREVSALAGTLPRLKSPVVFVTNEVGLGIVPDNALARSFRDAAGIMNQTIADVADEVEFVVAGLPMKLK
- the cbiB gene encoding adenosylcobinamide-phosphate synthase CbiB, which encodes MDFAGAMVVAMAVDALLGWPSWLFARIGHPVTWLGRLIGVVDTGWNRAADPPALRRGAGVAGALLVIALSVALGWMLQSLLPLGWIQIVLIGILAWPLVASRSLHDHVAAVAHPLMAGDIAAAREAVSRIVGRDPAALDEAGIARAAIESLAENASDGIVAPVFWGALFGLPGILGYKAINTLDSMIGHRSERHEAFGWAAARIDDVANFVPARLTGFLFVLLAPRRSEALSCMTRDARRHRSPNAGWPEAAMAGALGVRLSGPRLYHGRVTDEPWLNEGARDPRAADIGEALTVYGRAMLLLGGLLAILALA